AAAAATGTGACTAAATAACAAAGATGAGCAAAATTAGTTGAATGTTTTACTAAATACCAACATTCATAATCTTGTGCAGACTTAAGTTCGTTCAATTTTCTTTCTAACAATGGATTCATTTATTTCCCCCCTTTAGTAGATTATCTAAAAATCTTGCCAAAAAATATGAGATCTTTGGCGGAACTGCATTACCGATTTGTTTGCAAATTGATGTTCTTTTTCCATAAAAAACAAAATCATCTGGAAAACTTTGTATTCTGGCAGCTTCTCTAGGAGTTAATGTTCTATTTTCAATAGGATGTGTAAACATTCCCCCAGCTGGAGTATCAAATCTTGTAGTAATTGTTGGAGATTGAATGTCCCAACTCAAACGACCGTATGCTCCGCTGTGCACTGATTTAATTTTCTCATTCAAAACTGTAAAATTCTCTCCACTTTTTATTATCTTCATTCTTTCAATTGCCACTTTAGAATGTTTAGTCATATTATGATTTTGAATCTGACTACTTTTTTTAGAATTTGACAAGTAATTTTGATAATTAGTTACAGGTAATAAATTGAACACCATACCATTTTCTGAAGGAGTTGGTAAGTTACCTATTGCATCCCATACGGTTACTGGTTCAAAATAATCAGGGTTCTCTTTCTTAATAGCATTAATGGTTTCATTCCAGATTTTTTCAAAATCAACATTATCTTTTCTTACACCAATTATTATCATTCTTTCCCTTTTTTGTGGGATTCCGAATTCAACAGCATTAACAACTCTATAATATAAATTAAAAGGTTCTCCATCAAGAAGTTCAGCAGATGAAAAATGTCTAAGAATCTCATTAAATACTTCTCCATTTTTCATACTTCTAATACCTTTAACATTTTCAAACACAAATGCTTTTGGTTTAACCAACTTCACTATATTAAAATAATGTTTAAATAAATAATTTCTCGGATCATCAATAAAACCATTTCTGATACGTGCACCAGCCATTGAGAACCCTTGACAAGGTGGTCCACCAATAATTATATCAGTTTCTCCACTTTGGAAAAAATCACTAGTATCTACATTTTGAATATCATCAACTATCATTTTAACATTTGGGTGATTCATTTTGTACGTATTGGCAA
The Paracholeplasma morum genome window above contains:
- a CDS encoding DNA cytosine methyltransferase, translating into MKVIDLFSGCGGLSLGFIKAGYTVIKALEYDKEIANTYKMNHPNVKMIVDDIQNVDTSDFFQSGETDIIIGGPPCQGFSMAGARIRNGFIDDPRNYLFKHYFNIVKLVKPKAFVFENVKGIRSMKNGEVFNEILRHFSSAELLDGEPFNLYYRVVNAVEFGIPQKRERMIIIGVRKDNVDFEKIWNETINAIKKENPDYFEPVTVWDAIGNLPTPSENGMVFNLLPVTNYQNYLSNSKKSSQIQNHNMTKHSKVAIERMKIIKSGENFTVLNEKIKSVHSGAYGRLSWDIQSPTITTRFDTPAGGMFTHPIENRTLTPREAARIQSFPDDFVFYGKRTSICKQIGNAVPPKISYFLARFLDNLLKGGNK